The uncultured Hyphomonas sp. genome includes a window with the following:
- a CDS encoding glutathione S-transferase family protein: MPDYTLYGAEVSYFTGKARAYLRWRGADFEEQVATQQVYRDIILPNVGWPVIPVMKMPDGSIVQDTADIIEQVEAAEHRQPPVLPDTPLQRFVALLLQLYGDEWLTLPAMHYRWTYNEDWAYSEFGALSAPQLSRPEQYEIGKKNGQRFKGALPILGVHPETIPGIERSYEAFLGEFSRHLDAHPFLLGERPCLADFSLIGPLYAHLYRDPKSGELMKLLAPAVAEWVERTHTGEAGTGDLAADDTIPETLLPILQRQMREQLPALTATNELFAGWAADASSGTPVPRAFGEIIVTIEDHAGPAAARSFPLWRLQAALDAYEAMDADAKARADKLLSSIGGSALRSFELPARLARKDCRLVLA, translated from the coding sequence ATGCCGGATTACACGCTCTACGGCGCTGAGGTCAGTTATTTCACCGGCAAGGCGCGCGCCTATCTGCGCTGGCGCGGGGCGGACTTCGAGGAACAGGTCGCCACGCAGCAGGTCTACCGCGACATCATCCTGCCGAATGTCGGCTGGCCCGTGATCCCGGTCATGAAGATGCCGGACGGCAGTATCGTGCAGGACACCGCCGACATCATCGAACAGGTCGAGGCGGCGGAACATCGCCAGCCGCCTGTCCTACCCGACACGCCGCTGCAGCGTTTCGTTGCCCTGCTGCTGCAGCTCTATGGCGACGAATGGCTCACCCTGCCGGCCATGCACTATCGCTGGACCTATAATGAGGACTGGGCCTATTCCGAATTCGGCGCCCTCTCCGCGCCGCAGCTCAGCCGGCCGGAACAGTATGAGATCGGCAAGAAGAACGGCCAGCGCTTCAAGGGCGCCCTGCCCATTCTGGGTGTCCATCCGGAAACCATTCCCGGCATCGAGCGGAGCTATGAGGCCTTTCTCGGCGAATTCTCCCGCCATTTGGACGCGCACCCCTTCCTGCTGGGCGAGCGGCCTTGCCTCGCCGACTTCTCCCTGATCGGCCCGCTCTATGCCCACCTCTACCGCGACCCGAAATCCGGCGAGCTGATGAAGCTGCTCGCGCCCGCCGTGGCCGAATGGGTGGAACGGACCCATACTGGAGAAGCCGGCACAGGCGACCTCGCCGCCGATGATACGATCCCGGAAACCCTGCTGCCGATCCTGCAGCGCCAGATGCGCGAACAGCTGCCGGCGCTGACGGCAACGAACGAGTTGTTTGCAGGCTGGGCCGCTGACGCATCGTCCGGCACGCCGGTGCCGCGTGCCTTTGGCGAGATCATCGTCACCATTGAAGACCATGCCGGCCCGGCAGCGGCGCGCAGCTTCCCGCTCTGGCGGCTGCAGGCCGCGCTGGATGCGTATGAGGCCATGGATGCCGATGCCAAAGCCCGCGCCGACAAGCTTCTGTCCTCGATTGGCGGCAGCGCCCTGCGGAGCTTCGAGCTGCCCGCCCGGCTTGCCCGCAAGGATTGCCGTCTCGTCCTCGCCTGA
- the fghA gene encoding S-formylglutathione hydrolase, which produces MTQLSTVSSWKSFGGNLSVYDHESEVLDCTMRFAVYTPPQAADGPVPVLWYLSGLTCSWANVMEKSGLQRAAAEHGIMVIAPDTSPRGEGVADDEAYDLGQGAGFYLTATQAPWAKHFRMDQYITDELPKLVTAEIKNADMGKQGIFGHSMGGHGAITLHLKHPETYKTCSAFSPITSPAQVPWGQKAFEAYLGPVSVAWEQYDSTELVKERQSRARILVDTGTADTFLEKELKPEIFIDACMANGQALDYRMREGYGHDYYFIATFMDEHIAHHAAGLKG; this is translated from the coding sequence ATGACCCAGCTTTCGACTGTCTCTTCCTGGAAATCCTTTGGTGGGAACCTTTCCGTGTACGATCATGAGTCGGAGGTGCTGGACTGCACGATGCGGTTTGCGGTCTATACCCCGCCGCAGGCGGCTGACGGGCCGGTGCCGGTGCTGTGGTATCTCTCGGGCCTGACATGCAGCTGGGCGAATGTGATGGAGAAGTCCGGGCTTCAGCGCGCCGCAGCAGAGCATGGCATCATGGTGATCGCGCCGGACACCAGCCCGCGTGGCGAAGGCGTGGCGGATGATGAGGCCTATGACCTCGGCCAGGGCGCGGGCTTTTACCTCACCGCCACACAGGCGCCCTGGGCAAAGCATTTCAGGATGGATCAGTACATCACCGATGAGCTGCCGAAACTGGTCACGGCAGAGATCAAAAATGCCGACATGGGAAAACAGGGGATCTTCGGCCACTCCATGGGCGGGCACGGGGCGATCACCCTGCATCTGAAGCATCCGGAGACCTACAAGACCTGTTCGGCCTTCAGCCCGATTACCAGCCCGGCGCAGGTGCCGTGGGGCCAGAAGGCGTTCGAGGCCTATCTCGGCCCGGTCTCGGTCGCGTGGGAACAGTACGACTCAACCGAACTGGTGAAGGAACGCCAGAGCCGCGCGCGCATTCTGGTTGATACCGGCACGGCAGACACCTTCCTGGAAAAGGAACTGAAGCCGGAAATCTTCATTGATGCCTGCATGGCCAATGGCCAGGCGCTCGATTACCGGATGCGCGAAGGCTATGGCCATGATTACTATTTCATCGCCACCTTCATGGACGAGCATATCGCCCACCATGCGGCAGGCCTGAAAGGCTGA